Below is a genomic region from Streptomyces sp. NBC_00461.
TCCCGCACCCCGTCCGCAGCGTCGAAACCCCCTCCCTTCCAGTCTGAAACGGACCGAGGCGTTCGGCGCGCGCTTCGGCGGGCGGATGACTAGCGTGAGGAAACGGACCATCCACCGATTCGGGAGAGGGCCGCTGTCATGGCCGTACAACCTGAGGGAACCCCCTGTTGGGCCGACGCGATGTTCGGCGACGTCGAGGGAGCGAAGAACTTCTACGGTGACGTACTCGGCTGGACCTTCGGCGAGGCGTCGTCGGAGTACGGCAACTACACCCAGGCCTACGTGGACGGCAAGGCGGTCGCCGCCGTGGTGCCGCCGATGCCCGGCCAGGAGGGCCACTCACAGTGGTGCCTGTACTTCGCGTCGCCGGACGCCGCCGCCACCGCCGCGAGAATCCGGGAGAACGGCGGCCAGGTGCTGATGGAGCCGATGCAGGTCGGCGAGTTCGGCACCATGTGCATCGCCAGCGAGCCCAGCGGCGCCGTCTTCGGCGTGTGGCAGGGCGGCACCCACGAGGGCTTCGAGGTGACCGCAGTGCCGGGCGCCTACGGCTGGGCCGAGGTCTTCACCCGCGAACCGGAGAAAGCGGACGCCTTCTTCACTGCCGTCTTCGGGTACTCGGCGCAGCAGGTCGTCGACGACGCGGTCGACTTCCGTATGTTCAACCTCGGTGACACCACGGTCCTGGGCCGGATGAAGATGGGCGACGAGTTCCCGCCCCAGGTGCCCTCCTACATCAATCTGTACTTCGTCGTCCCGGACTGCGACGACGCCGTGGCCAAGGCGACCAAGCTCGGCGGCGTCCTGCGCTTCGGACCGATGGACAGCCCGTACGGCAGGTTCGCGGCACTCAGCGACCCGCAGGGCGCGAACTTCTCGGTGATCGACCTCACGCGGTCCGAGGGAGAGCTGCCGAAGACCGAGGACGTCTGACCACGTCTGACCGCGGACGTCTGCCTACGTCCTCGGACGTCTCCAGGAGGGTGCTGGAGGCCCCGTCCGCCCGTGGGATGATCGAGCCCATGGGTGAACGTGTGGTGGCCGCGTGCGACGGGGCCTCGAAGGGAAATCCGGGACCGGCGGGCTGGGCGTGGGTGGTCTCCGACGACTCCGAGACACCGGCCCGCTGGGAGGCGGGGCCGCTCGGCAAGGCCACCAACAACGTCGCCGAACTCACCGCGCTGGAACGCCTGTTGGCGGCGACCGACCCCGGCGTCCCGCTGGAGGTCCGCATGGACTCCCAGTACGCCATGAAGGCGGTCACCACCTGGCTGCCCGGCTGGAAGCGCAACGGCTGGAAGACGTCCGCCGGCAAGCCGGTCGCCAACCAGGAACTGGTCGTGCGCATCGACGAACTGCTCGACGGCCGCTCGGTCGACTTCCGTTACGTACCCGCCCACCAGGTCGACGGCGACCCGCTCAACGACTTCGCCGACCGCGCCGCCAGCCAGGCCGCGAAGGTGCAGGAGCCCGCGGGCAGCGCACTGGGTTCGGCCGAGCCGCCGCCCTCCG
It encodes:
- a CDS encoding VOC family protein, encoding MAVQPEGTPCWADAMFGDVEGAKNFYGDVLGWTFGEASSEYGNYTQAYVDGKAVAAVVPPMPGQEGHSQWCLYFASPDAAATAARIRENGGQVLMEPMQVGEFGTMCIASEPSGAVFGVWQGGTHEGFEVTAVPGAYGWAEVFTREPEKADAFFTAVFGYSAQQVVDDAVDFRMFNLGDTTVLGRMKMGDEFPPQVPSYINLYFVVPDCDDAVAKATKLGGVLRFGPMDSPYGRFAALSDPQGANFSVIDLTRSEGELPKTEDV
- a CDS encoding ribonuclease H family protein, translated to MIEPMGERVVAACDGASKGNPGPAGWAWVVSDDSETPARWEAGPLGKATNNVAELTALERLLAATDPGVPLEVRMDSQYAMKAVTTWLPGWKRNGWKTSAGKPVANQELVVRIDELLDGRSVDFRYVPAHQVDGDPLNDFADRAASQAAKVQEPAGSALGSAEPPPSADTPKASAPRRKPAASRQRGDSSRTLKAKFPGRCLCGRSYAAGETIAKNAQGWGHPECRTAEAG